The sequence GTGCGTGTTCTCCAGGCAGATGATCGCGCTGTCGATCATCGGCCCGATGGCCAGCGTCAGGCCGGCCAGCGTCATCACGTTGATCGTCTGGCCGGCGTAGTAGAGGAAGATGCACGCCGAGAGCACCGCGATCGGCAGCGTCATCACCGCGATGGCCGTCATCCGGATCTGGCCCAGGAACAGCAGGATCGTCAGCGAGCAGAGGATCGCGCCCAGCACCCCCTCCTGCACGAGGCTGGAGATGGCCTGCCGGACGAACACCGACTGGTCCATGACCAGCTTGAGCTGGATGCCGCCCCGGGTGAGGCGGGCGGTGAACTCGTCCAGCCTGGCGCGCACGCTGTTGACGACCGCCAGGGTGCTGGCCCCGAGCTGGCGGAAGATCGGGATGTAGACCTCGCGGCGGCCGTCGATCCGCACGACGTTCGTCTGGATGAACGAGGCGTCCTTGGTCGTCGCCACGTCCCGGAGGTACGAGACGTTGCCGACCTCGGAGCGGAGCGGGATGTCCCCCATCTCGGCGGGGTAGTCGAACATCGAGTTCGAATCGAGGGCGTAGTCGACGTCGCCGAGCTTGGCGTCCCCCGTCGGCAGGAAGACGTTATACTGGTCCATCGCGTTCATCACGTCGAGGGGCGAAAGCCGGCGGGCCTCGAGCTTCTGGCGGTCGAGGTACGCCATGACCGCCCGGATCTTGCCGCCGTACACGACCGGGGCGATCGCGCCGTTGATGCTCATGACCATGTTGCGGACCTCGTACCGCCCCACGTCGTAGAGGATCGACTCGTTCTGCGAGCCGTCCGGGCTGTCGACGGCGAGGATGCCCACGGGGGTCGTCCCCGTCGGGTCGAACGGCAGGATCACCGGCGGCAGCGTCCCCGGCGGCAGGCTCGGGACGGCCGCCGTGGCCAGCGAATTGACCTGCGTCAGCGCCCCGTTGGGGTCGACCCCGCTCCGGAAGAAGTCCCGGACGACGCTGGCCCCGACGATCGACCGCGACTCCTGCCGCAGCGTGCCGTTCGCCTGCCCGACCCAGCGTTCCATCCGATTGGTGACGTCCTTCTCGACGCTCGCCGCGGGCATCCCCGAGTAGAACGTCAGCACCTGCACCGCCGGGCTGCGGAAGACAGGCAGGATGTCGATCGGGATCATGGATATCGACACCCCGCCGATCAGCACGAGCGTCAAGCAGAAGACCACGACCGCGTGCGGATTGCGCAGCGAGGCGCGGATCAAGCCGTTCATTCGGATGTCTCCCAGGACGGGCGAGATGGCGCGCGGCTGGGGCCGTCCCGGGGAGGGCGGCCGCGGCGTGAAAGCGTGGAGACGACGGGGTGGACCGGCTTGAGGCCGGCTCAGCAGCGCGGGCGGTCGGGGACGTGGACCGGCGCGAGGCCGGTGCGGGAGAGGAGGGCGAGGAGGTCGGAGCGATAGGCCGAGACGGCGATCGCCCCGCCTTCACGACGTCCGGCCGATACCTTTCTCCGGGTCGAACCCAGCGGTTCAGCGGGGTCGACGCGACGTTGCAGGACGAGGGCCGGTCGCCCGGCCCTGGGAGCCGGCCATACGCAGACCCGGATGATGAAGCGGGCCTCGGACCCGGCCGCGGAGTGGCTGGCGGCGATCGGGCAGGCGACGACGCGGAGCACCAGCAGCGTCATCAGGAGCCTGGGAATTCCTGCCGATGCCCGCATGAGGTCCTCTTGAGTTCGAGAGCCCCTTCCAGCCGCCGTGCATGCCCGGCCGAAACAGGAGAACTTGACGTCCGGGCCGAGGACGCGGGGACGTTGCAGAGGCTGCTCGTCCCTCCTTGAAGGAACCATGCCTCTTCAATTTGCGTGAATTTTCATTAATACAAAAACCAGCCTGGCGGTCAAGATCTGGCGGACCCATTTCTGGCACGTGGGCCCGCACCGGCGACTTCCGGGGGATTCCTCAGCCATCGCCCTGATCCACGAACTTGATCTCGTGACTGGCAAGACTGCGGACTTCCAGCGTATCGATCAATTGGACAACCCACACACGCGGGTCAACTGGCGGTAAACCAGCGGGGAGTGACCTTGGAAACCGGCACTTTGGGGTACGCCTAGGAAGCAGGCGACATCCGAGTGTCGGCACTTTGAGGTACGAATACCCGCCGTGCGCATGGCCGGGGATGGTTAATCCACTCCTACGAGCCCTCCGATCCCTTAATCCTTCCCCATTTCACGGTTAAAGCCCGTCCGTCACTTTGAGGTACAGCCCTTCGCCAGTGCTTCGGCGGTCGGCACTTTGGGGTACTGACTCGATTTTCACTGCCCTGAGAAGGCGGCACCTTGGGGTTCGCGCCCGGCACCTTGAGGTACGGGATCCGGCACCTTGAGGTACGGGATCCGGCACCTTGAGGTACGGGATCCGGCACCTTGAGGTACGGGATCCGGCACCTTGAGGTACGGGATCCGGCACCTTGAGGTACGGGATCGATGCTGAAATTCTTTCCAAGGTCCAATTACTAAATACTTTACCGTCACCGTATTTCCGCCTAGACTATTAGACTTTGCAGGACTCAAAAGAAAGACAACAACAAGGGACGGGTGGTGATGTTTTTTTGAAAGTATGTTTATGGATACCGATTCTCCGCCCTCCACCGACTCGATGCCGGTCAACACCATCCGGGTGGAGACCGCGCTCTCCCGTTACCCGGTCCACCGGCTGGCGAGGAAGGGCAGCATCAAGATCGAGGTCAACGAGTCCAACGAGCGGGGCGAGGCCACGCTCAAGTGGAAAGTCAGCTACAACAGCGAGTACGGCCAACCGGGGCCGCTGGCCTACAAGCTCGACACGTTGATCATCAACCGCCGCATCGAGGAAGCCCGGCGGCCGATCCCACGCATGCTCAAGCTCGGCAGCCTGAGCGACATCTGCCGCGAGCTAGGGCTGGCCGACAGCGGCAAGAATCGCAGCGACATCAAGCGATCGCTCTTTCAGAACGCCTTCGCGGGCATCACGTCGAGGACGGAATACCGCCGGAACGACGGTACAGAGCAGACGCTGGAAGCGGCCTTCACCCGCTACAGCGTCATCCTGACCGGCGAAAAGCTCCCCGGCGGCAAGAAGGCCGACGGCGTCTACATCGTCCTCAACGACGTGTTCATCCAGGTGATCAACGGGGCCATGGCACGACCCCTTGACTACGACTACCTGAAGAGCCTGCCCCCCGCCCCGCAGCGGTTCTACGAGCTGCTGAGTTTCCAGATGTACGCCGCCCTCAAATACGACCGGCCGCGGGCGAGGATCACCTACTCCGACTTCTGTGCCCACGCCCCCCAGACCCGGCACCTGGATTGGGAGCACGCCCGGAGCCAGATGAACAAGATTCTCAAGCCGCACAAGGAATCCGGCTACATCGCCAAGGTCGACTACCAGGATACGACCGACGGCGAAGGCCGCCCCGATTGGGTGATGCTCTTCATGCCCGGCCCGAAGGCCCGGGCGGAATACCGCGCCTTCACCAAACGCGGCGGTCCGAGCGTGCTGGAGATCGAGCCGCTGGAATTCTCGCCGCCGCTCAACGCCGCCGACCAGGCGGAGCGTGACCTGGTCGAGCGTGGCGTGACGGCGGCCGTCGCCGCGGAATTGGTCCGCGAGCACGCCGAGGAGAAAATTCGCGCGCAGATGGAGCGTATGGACTGGCTGACCGCCAAGCAGCCCGAAAAGATCGCCGAGCCCGCGGCTTATCTGGTGCAGGCGATCAAGAACGACTACGCACCGCCGAAGGGCTATATTTCGCTCGCCGAGCGGCAGCGGCGGCAGGAAGCCCGCCAGGCGAAAGAACGCGACGCCGCCGAAAAGCGTCGCCGGGAGTTGGAACTGGAGCAGCGGAAATCGACGCTGCTGAAACTGGCCGGGGCTCATATACAGCGGCTTGACCCGGCCCAGCTGCAGGAACTTGAAGCCGAAGCCTTGGCCCAGGCCGGCCTCGACATGCGGCTGAATCTCGAAAATCCGGCCATGGCCGGATTCCGCAAAACCCTGATGACCAGCCTGCTCAGGGAGTTTGTGGCGGCGAAGCTGGAACGCGATCAGGTGGATGCATAGGCTCCCCCGCCCCGTGAACGCCGCTACAGACGCGAAATCCGTTCATACGAATGATTTTATATATAAGACAAATGATCGTGCCATTAAGCGTTCGAGGCATTCGCTCCGCGGCCGCGTCTTCGAGATCTACGACTTGCATCGCCGCTTCATGGCCAACGGCTCGGCGCGTCTGGATCGGTCGAGGCTGATCACCGGCCTCGGCCTCGCCGCCTCCGCACCGACGTCAGCCAGGCCCTCCGCGACCTCGATCCCCGCCCCGTCCGTTTCAATCAACGTCATCTGTGGACCTCATATCGCGACTCCGTTGGGGTCGGTCAGGCCGTGTCCTCCAATTCGACCGACCCCCCGAACGCCTCACGCGTTGGTCGTGGTGTGTGGGCCGCGAGTCTGCGGCCCCACCCAGGCCGACCTCCTCACGCGGCCACGTCGGCGTCCCCGCGCCGCTCTCCCTCGAGGCTGCGGATCGCCTCACTCAGGGCCTGGACGGCCGAGTCGGTCTCGACGCCGGTTTTCTTCTCAAGGGTGATCTTGTATCCCCCGAACCTGAGGACGCGCACCTGCGGCGCGCGCCGCTTCGTCGCCTTGGCCGTCGTCTTCCGGCCCGACTTCGGCGTCCGGATCTGTCTCGCCAGGTCGTCGCGGGTCAGCCCCTGGTCGACCGCCGCGGCCGCCATGCGGACCTGCTCTCGGGGATCGTCCAGCTTGGCGATCTGGTAGGCGGCCGACGAGCCGAGCCCCCCCTGCTCCACCTGACGCTGAACCGACTCTGGCAGCTTGAGCAGCGACAGCGTCTTGACGACGTGGGATTTCGAGACGGCGAGCTCCTCGGCGAGACGCTCCATCGTCCAGCCTTCGCGGTCCATCAGGGCCCGGAACGCGTGCGATTGCTCCATCGCCGTGAGGTCCTCACGCAGGCAGTTCTCGACGACCTGGATCGCCAGCCGTTCGTCGTCGCCGAGCGGAGCCTCGCGGACGACGCACTGGAGCTTGGCCAGCCCCGCAATCCCGGCCGCCCTCCATCGCCGTTCCCCGAGGAGCACGACGTACCGGCCGCTCCCTTCGTCCCAGCGGACTTGGATCGGCTGCAGCTGGCCCTTGCGACGGAGCGATTCGGCGAGCCTCTCGAGGGCCTCGACATCGAACTCTTTCCGGGGTTGGTCGGGATCCGGGACGATCCGGTCGATCTCGATCTCCGAGACGTCTCGGGACCGGGTCACGCCGAGGAGTTTGGCGGGGGTCGCGCGAGGGCCGGCCGTCGGGGCCGTAGCCGAGCGGTCGAAGTCGCCGAGCGATTCCCGGATGTTCGAGAGGTTCGCCCTGAGCATCTCGTGCTTGCCGCTCATGCCGCCACTCCTTTCGCCGTAGGCTGGACGCCTTCGGTCCTCGACAGCAGTTCCTCGGCGATCGCCCTGATCGCCTTGGCCGCCGCGCCCTTGGGCTTGTACTGCGTGATCGTCTTCCGCTGGGCGATGGCCTCGGGGAACTCCGCCGCCTCGGGCATCCGGGCTGCAAATACGAGGTCGCCGTAAGCCTCGCGTACGTTGGCCTCATAGACCTGATGGAGCGCCCGGCGAGACTGGACCATCGTCAGCAGGTAGCCGAGCAACGTCACCGGGTACCCCTCCGATCGGACGAGGTCCAACGAGTCCAGCACGTCGGCGATGCCTTGGGCCCCGTAGTCTTCGGGCTGCACCGGGACGACGAGATGGTTCGACGCGGCCAGCGCGGCGAAGCTGCAGCCGTAGAGGTTGGGCGGGCAGTCGATCAGGGCGAGGTCGTAATCGCCCGCGACCTCGACGAGGAATTCACGAAGCGTCTCCCGGGATTCGCGGCTGGCGGTCGTCGGGTCGGCGACGTTGTACACGGACGCGGCGCGGGATCCGGGGACCAGGTGGAGGCCCGCCAGGCCGGTCTCGTGGATCACCTGCCCCGGGTGCGGGAGGTCGCCGGCCAGGATTGGCGCGATCGTCGACGACGGGTCCAAGGTCCGCGTCGCGGACGGCCCCCACCACCCTTGCGTCAGGCTGGCTTGCGGGTCGGCGTCGACGATGAGCACGCGTTTACCGAGAACGCTCGCGAGGGTGCCTGAAAGATGATGCGTGCAACTCGTCTTCCCGACTCCCCCCTTCTGGTTCAAGAGCGTCACCACGAGCATGTTGCGCCTCCTAGGCGGGGCGAGGTTCCCGGGGAAGTCAGACGTGCGACGCCCTCGAAGGCCCGGCCTACCCGGGAAGCGGGATTCCCGGGGAACCCGCGACGTCGTCAGCCCCGTTCATCGGCCATCTGGGGGGGCGGAGTTGACCCCGTCTCGCGATCGGCCATCAATGGGCCGGAGAGGGGCCGCACGCGGCAAATCCCCCAGGAATCCCTTCGGCGCGGATGGGACGCCGCGTGTTTGATTCTCGGGGAACCCTGGGGGGCGTCGACCTTGGATTCCGCTTGGCCGTGGCACCGCTTGATGGAAGGTCTTCCGCGATGGGTTCCCCG comes from Paludisphaera mucosa and encodes:
- a CDS encoding ParB/RepB/Spo0J family partition protein → MSGKHEMLRANLSNIRESLGDFDRSATAPTAGPRATPAKLLGVTRSRDVSEIEIDRIVPDPDQPRKEFDVEALERLAESLRRKGQLQPIQVRWDEGSGRYVVLLGERRWRAAGIAGLAKLQCVVREAPLGDDERLAIQVVENCLREDLTAMEQSHAFRALMDREGWTMERLAEELAVSKSHVVKTLSLLKLPESVQRQVEQGGLGSSAAYQIAKLDDPREQVRMAAAAVDQGLTRDDLARQIRTPKSGRKTTAKATKRRAPQVRVLRFGGYKITLEKKTGVETDSAVQALSEAIRSLEGERRGDADVAA
- a CDS encoding ParA family protein, with the translated sequence MLVVTLLNQKGGVGKTSCTHHLSGTLASVLGKRVLIVDADPQASLTQGWWGPSATRTLDPSSTIAPILAGDLPHPGQVIHETGLAGLHLVPGSRAASVYNVADPTTASRESRETLREFLVEVAGDYDLALIDCPPNLYGCSFAALAASNHLVVPVQPEDYGAQGIADVLDSLDLVRSEGYPVTLLGYLLTMVQSRRALHQVYEANVREAYGDLVFAARMPEAAEFPEAIAQRKTITQYKPKGAAAKAIRAIAEELLSRTEGVQPTAKGVAA